In the Roseimicrobium gellanilyticum genome, one interval contains:
- a CDS encoding MotA/TolQ/ExbB proton channel family protein, with protein sequence MPDLELLASVSSGIDTVWNFVRGGGEVMILIGLCSLASVTIIIIKALQLRDGMLFPPKIVEEIKKIENYASTGDISPLQDMLEEDGSVAAQLGIIAISGKHETREENNEACETAARGIMHRLEEGIPILEVIVTVSPLLGLLGAVVGLVTVFGSFGGQGTEGDNAMVAKGIAEALHSTIAGLLVAIPTVIAHGYFSRKLDAISVRMELILRHAIHDFHRHFEVKRAMSR encoded by the coding sequence ATGCCCGATCTTGAACTTCTCGCCTCCGTCAGCAGCGGTATAGACACCGTGTGGAACTTCGTACGTGGAGGCGGCGAGGTGATGATCCTCATCGGTCTCTGCTCGCTTGCCAGTGTGACCATCATCATCATCAAGGCGCTGCAGCTCCGGGATGGCATGCTCTTCCCGCCGAAGATCGTGGAGGAGATCAAGAAGATCGAAAACTACGCCTCCACCGGGGACATCTCCCCTCTGCAGGACATGCTGGAGGAGGACGGCAGCGTGGCTGCGCAGCTCGGCATCATCGCCATCTCCGGCAAGCATGAAACGCGCGAGGAGAACAACGAAGCGTGTGAGACCGCCGCGCGTGGCATCATGCACCGTCTGGAGGAAGGCATTCCGATCCTTGAAGTCATCGTGACCGTGTCACCGCTGCTTGGTTTGCTCGGCGCGGTGGTGGGTCTTGTGACGGTGTTCGGCTCGTTCGGCGGGCAGGGTACGGAGGGTGACAATGCCATGGTGGCCAAGGGCATCGCGGAAGCGCTCCACAGCACCATCGCGGGTCTGCTGGTGGCGATTCCCACCGTGATTGCGCATGGCTACTTCAGCCGCAAGCTGGATGCCATCTCCGTACGCATGGAACTCATCCTGCGCCACGCGATTCATGACTTCCACCGTCACTTCGAAGTGAAGCGTGCGATGTCGCGCTAG